Proteins co-encoded in one Leptospira dzoumogneensis genomic window:
- a CDS encoding TraB/GumN family protein, with protein sequence MQTIASSEPIRTLELNGSQITILGTAHISQKSIDEVSRIIQEEKPDTVCVELCASRMRSVQDPDHWKKLDIFKVFKERKMWLLLSSLILSSFQKKLGYGNIRPGDEMRKAIEEGNKIHAKIVPVDREISTTLKRAWWNVGFWSRMMLFSTLVSSLIVKEEISPEKIEEMKSDDVLKDLFSQLPSRYQSVKNVIIDERDAYLAQRIRQQAAVGKKIFAVVGAGHLEGIVKHIVEDKDIDHLDIQPVKGFWDRVRPLLFPAIIISAFTALYWFGGKEEGQEFLIRWILVKGTLAAIGAIIALAHPVSILLAFIAAPIGNFNPIIKPGWVAALSESWFRKPLVEDFERLGEDTETFSGYWKNKVTRIFLVFMLPQIGSSIGTFIVSKQIFDKILKFVGAFF encoded by the coding sequence TTGCAAACAATCGCCTCCTCAGAACCGATCCGCACCTTGGAATTAAACGGTTCCCAGATCACTATTTTGGGAACGGCTCATATTAGCCAAAAAAGTATAGATGAAGTTTCCAGAATTATCCAAGAAGAAAAACCGGACACGGTCTGTGTGGAACTCTGCGCTTCCAGAATGAGATCCGTTCAGGATCCGGATCATTGGAAAAAATTGGATATTTTCAAAGTGTTTAAGGAAAGGAAGATGTGGCTCCTTCTTTCCAGCCTAATCCTTTCTTCTTTTCAGAAAAAACTGGGTTACGGAAACATTCGTCCCGGAGACGAAATGAGAAAAGCGATCGAAGAAGGAAATAAGATCCACGCTAAGATCGTACCAGTTGACCGAGAGATTTCCACCACTCTCAAAAGAGCTTGGTGGAATGTGGGCTTCTGGAGCAGAATGATGTTATTCTCCACCTTGGTTAGCTCACTCATCGTTAAGGAAGAGATCTCTCCGGAAAAAATAGAAGAGATGAAATCGGATGACGTGCTCAAGGATCTATTCTCTCAACTTCCTTCCAGATACCAGTCAGTCAAAAATGTGATCATAGACGAAAGAGATGCGTACTTAGCGCAAAGGATCAGACAACAAGCTGCGGTAGGTAAGAAAATTTTCGCAGTAGTAGGTGCCGGACATTTAGAAGGTATCGTAAAACATATAGTAGAAGATAAGGATATAGATCATCTGGATATCCAGCCTGTTAAGGGTTTCTGGGATAGAGTTCGTCCTTTATTATTTCCTGCGATCATAATCTCCGCGTTTACCGCCTTATATTGGTTTGGTGGAAAAGAAGAAGGCCAGGAATTTTTGATCAGATGGATCTTAGTTAAGGGAACACTTGCTGCAATAGGTGCAATTATCGCGCTTGCACATCCGGTCTCTATTCTTCTCGCATTTATCGCAGCTCCGATCGGGAACTTTAATCCTATCATCAAACCGGGTTGGGTAGCGGCTCTCTCCGAATCCTGGTTTAGAAAACCGTTGGTAGAAGATTTCGAAAGATTGGGAGAAGATACGGAAACTTTCAGCGGATATTGGAAGAATAAGGTAACTCGTATCTTCTTAGTATTTATGCTTCCTCAGATCGGAAGCAGCATCGGGACCTTTATAGTGTCTAAACAGATTTTTGATAAAATCCTAAAATTTGTAGGCGCTTTTTTCTAA
- a CDS encoding chemotaxis protein CheD: MLNKDVKIINVGIADIQGGQSPSMIRTTLGSCIGVVFYSPEKKVGAMAHIMLAKDPSGKDSSKNPHKYAETALPELVKRMAELGCNKGDYFARLFGGASMFKGMNSSFLQNIGDLNVSVAKEFLDKEKITLLVEDVGGHEGRTISLYLDDGRILLKKGGFEKYLYKVR; encoded by the coding sequence ATGCTCAATAAAGACGTAAAAATTATAAACGTCGGGATCGCGGATATACAGGGAGGCCAGTCCCCTTCCATGATCCGCACCACATTAGGTTCCTGTATCGGAGTCGTTTTCTATTCTCCGGAAAAGAAGGTAGGAGCCATGGCCCATATCATGCTCGCCAAAGATCCTTCCGGAAAAGATTCCTCCAAAAATCCCCATAAGTATGCAGAAACTGCTCTTCCGGAATTGGTAAAAAGAATGGCTGAGTTGGGCTGTAATAAGGGAGATTATTTCGCTCGTCTATTCGGAGGAGCTTCCATGTTCAAGGGAATGAATTCCAGTTTCTTGCAGAACATTGGTGACTTGAATGTGAGTGTCGCAAAAGAATTTTTAGATAAAGAAAAAATAACGTTACTCGTAGAAGATGTCGGGGGCCATGAAGGCAGAACGATTAGTCTCTATTTGGATGATGGCAGGATCCTTTTAAAGAAGGGCGGATTCGAAAAGTACCTTTATAAGGTCAGGTAA
- a CDS encoding HDOD domain-containing protein, protein MKEKIDQLFENEAQLPKISSVVSKVMEMVGKPDVVIADLAKEISKDPGLTAAVIKLSNSAYFRPAKPVKTVQESLMTLGIKTVQEIVLLNETKGILKKELKGYQVDGESNWLHSLIVAELAKRIAVQKKLKVDKDVVFTAGLLHNIGKVILAEFFPAVLMQFRTELQTYQGPYTDLEAKFFGYTHQEAGAKLLAKWNFPEELIEVARYYTEPEKATQFPELVSIIHIANCIVILGGMGIDIGGLKIPLSSKALQNVGVTEGDLQMYYTLLPEMAKHIEELISV, encoded by the coding sequence ATGAAAGAAAAGATAGATCAACTTTTTGAAAACGAAGCCCAGCTTCCTAAAATCTCCTCAGTAGTCAGCAAAGTAATGGAGATGGTAGGAAAACCGGATGTTGTCATCGCGGACCTAGCCAAGGAAATTTCCAAAGATCCTGGACTTACAGCCGCAGTGATCAAACTTTCCAACTCTGCCTATTTTCGCCCTGCTAAACCGGTAAAAACCGTACAAGAATCCTTGATGACTCTTGGAATTAAAACGGTACAAGAGATCGTTCTTCTGAACGAAACCAAAGGTATTCTCAAAAAAGAACTGAAAGGTTATCAGGTAGATGGAGAATCTAATTGGCTTCATTCCTTGATCGTGGCGGAACTTGCTAAAAGGATAGCTGTTCAGAAAAAACTAAAAGTGGATAAGGACGTAGTATTTACTGCGGGACTTCTTCATAATATCGGAAAAGTCATCCTAGCTGAGTTCTTTCCTGCAGTTCTTATGCAATTCAGGACAGAATTACAAACTTACCAAGGACCTTATACGGATCTGGAAGCTAAGTTCTTCGGATACACTCACCAAGAAGCTGGAGCAAAACTTTTGGCTAAATGGAATTTCCCGGAGGAATTGATAGAAGTAGCCAGATATTATACCGAACCTGAAAAGGCCACTCAGTTCCCTGAACTAGTATCTATCATTCATATCGCGAATTGTATCGTGATCTTAGGTGGAATGGGAATTGACATAGGCGGTTTGAAAATTCCACTCTCTTCTAAAGCCTTACAAAACGTAGGTGTGACAGAGGGAGATCTGCAAATGTATTACACTCTTTTACCGGAGATGGCTAAACATATCGAAGAGTTGATCTCGGTTTGA
- a CDS encoding shikimate kinase: MKNIALIGPRGVGKSKISRKLSKLTGKPLISTDMIAVYLTGGVSIPDFVKSHSGNWKPFRDLEFQILKQVSGSQNLILDCGGGILFDQDESGKEIVSERKTNILKETAFVISLSRKSEYLVEKIQNDPTRPPLSSVLSYKTILESRLPQYRAHSNIQIALDDRSTEEVCEEILRRSGWV, from the coding sequence TTGAAAAACATCGCCCTGATCGGCCCTAGAGGTGTCGGAAAATCTAAAATCTCCCGTAAACTTTCCAAACTCACAGGCAAGCCTTTAATCTCTACGGACATGATAGCTGTCTACCTGACAGGTGGAGTGTCCATCCCAGACTTCGTAAAATCACATTCGGGAAATTGGAAACCTTTCCGTGATCTAGAATTCCAAATCTTAAAACAAGTTTCAGGCTCTCAAAATCTGATCTTGGATTGCGGCGGCGGGATATTATTCGACCAAGACGAATCAGGTAAGGAGATTGTAAGTGAAAGAAAGACAAATATACTAAAAGAAACTGCATTTGTGATCTCTCTTTCCAGAAAATCTGAATACTTAGTGGAGAAAATCCAGAACGATCCCACTCGCCCTCCTTTAAGTAGCGTTCTTTCTTATAAAACAATTTTGGAATCCAGACTTCCTCAATACAGGGCTCATTCTAATATCCAGATTGCCTTAGATGACCGCAGTACGGAAGAAGTCTGCGAGGAAATCCTACGCAGATCCGGCTGGGTCTAA
- a CDS encoding tyrosine-type recombinase/integrase: MIDTEVPKKNKSSFEKLVKVIRQRNYKKATEYTYLRYNLDFLLFADKPAEKVVTKDIEKYIEYLRKKKVSSSTIQINISSLKMFFEEVLDMNVFEDFRRPAREYKTPKVLSQKEISLLLETASESPRSHLLCALAYYAGLRVGEIIRLKWGQFDLSKKTIKVDSPIPTQNRTVLMDSELQKILKKFEKEVGTEKSSYLFPGKYQGTHLTSRNVERLVGDLAKYAGIKAQVTLFTLRHSRAIHQLAEGKSLEDIREFLGHKSLATTESYLPIRKNLRPQVRQKHIQDALKEIKKKYKY; encoded by the coding sequence ATGATAGATACGGAGGTCCCGAAGAAGAATAAGTCTTCCTTCGAGAAACTAGTAAAGGTAATTCGGCAAAGAAATTATAAAAAGGCGACCGAATACACTTACCTAAGATATAATTTGGACTTTCTTTTATTCGCGGATAAGCCCGCGGAAAAAGTAGTTACAAAGGATATTGAAAAGTACATAGAATATTTAAGGAAGAAGAAGGTTTCCTCTTCCACGATCCAGATAAATATCAGTTCTTTAAAAATGTTTTTTGAAGAAGTTCTGGATATGAACGTATTCGAAGACTTCAGAAGACCTGCCAGGGAATATAAAACCCCTAAGGTGCTGAGCCAAAAAGAGATTTCACTTCTGTTGGAGACTGCATCCGAGTCTCCTAGATCCCATCTTCTCTGCGCGTTAGCCTATTATGCAGGACTGCGAGTGGGAGAGATCATTCGTTTGAAATGGGGACAATTCGATCTTTCTAAAAAGACGATCAAAGTGGACTCCCCTATTCCAACTCAAAACAGAACCGTTTTGATGGATTCCGAATTACAAAAGATCTTGAAGAAGTTCGAAAAAGAAGTTGGAACCGAGAAATCCTCCTATTTGTTTCCGGGCAAATACCAAGGTACTCATTTGACTTCCAGGAACGTAGAACGTTTAGTCGGAGATCTGGCAAAGTACGCAGGGATCAAGGCACAGGTGACATTGTTCACTCTCAGACATAGTAGAGCGATCCACCAATTGGCGGAAGGAAAAAGTCTGGAAGATATCAGAGAGTTTTTAGGCCATAAAAGTCTTGCGACCACGGAAAGTTATCTTCCGATCCGCAAGAACCTAAGACCTCAGGTCAGACAAAAACATATCCAAGACGCTTTAAAAGAAATTAAGAAGAAGTACAAGTACTGA
- a CDS encoding MFS transporter produces the protein MKEQTLSNRTMAGYASAEVGITAVETMAQIYLLDFYVSKVGLKPSLFGLAMLIAILWDAISDPIMGYISDRTGFTNGRRRPYILIGGFLLGLGATFLFSPPGLETQTSKFLYLVIAYFLTNTFMTMIAVPHISLGGEIGHTSGERNKIFGWRLFFANLGLLAGLLLPAIWGSLGEDGFSSRSFSSMSIWVLLCFVSYSSYIFTKGRDFPYLRSGSEPNSVSANIRSFLRSAGFILKNRYFLPLLLAFIVATAARTLNSSLGLLYYKERLLLEDSQVVIRILLPFVFFLTISIPLWVYLAKRFGKKRPAFWGSFLLGVMTIILYPILPQGSYEAPLAAAFLGGIFAGSILLFDSLVADVVDYDELLMGEKREGAYFGFWKMATKIIRAIGFAFLGFLLEAIGYQAGAQTQDPELGWRLTILFGPVVGSIFVLASLIFTRMGLTSEVHAKIQELLSRKKNIQKRRSSGVSAG, from the coding sequence ATGAAAGAACAAACTCTTTCGAATCGTACTATGGCAGGTTATGCTTCCGCAGAAGTAGGGATCACTGCTGTGGAAACCATGGCCCAGATCTATCTTCTGGATTTTTATGTTTCTAAAGTCGGATTAAAACCTTCTTTATTCGGTTTGGCAATGTTGATCGCGATCTTATGGGACGCGATCAGTGATCCTATTATGGGATATATTTCGGATCGAACCGGTTTTACAAACGGAAGAAGAAGGCCTTATATTTTGATCGGAGGGTTTTTATTAGGGTTAGGAGCTACCTTTCTTTTTAGTCCTCCGGGATTGGAAACCCAAACTTCCAAATTTTTATACTTGGTAATCGCTTACTTTCTTACGAATACATTCATGACAATGATCGCAGTTCCTCATATTAGTTTGGGAGGAGAGATCGGTCATACATCCGGAGAAAGGAATAAGATCTTTGGTTGGAGATTATTTTTTGCGAATCTAGGTCTATTGGCTGGGTTACTTCTTCCTGCGATTTGGGGTTCTTTAGGAGAGGATGGATTTAGTTCCAGAAGTTTTTCTTCGATGAGTATCTGGGTTTTATTATGTTTTGTATCTTATTCTTCTTATATTTTTACCAAGGGAAGAGATTTTCCGTATCTTAGATCAGGATCGGAGCCTAACTCCGTTTCTGCAAATATTCGATCATTCTTACGATCCGCAGGTTTTATATTAAAAAATCGTTATTTTCTACCTTTACTTTTGGCATTTATAGTGGCAACCGCTGCGAGGACTTTAAATTCTTCCTTGGGGCTTTTATATTATAAGGAAAGATTGCTGCTTGAGGATTCTCAAGTGGTGATCCGTATCCTTCTTCCTTTCGTATTCTTTCTTACTATATCAATTCCGCTTTGGGTGTACTTAGCGAAAAGATTCGGTAAAAAGCGCCCGGCGTTTTGGGGAAGTTTTTTACTCGGGGTTATGACAATCATTTTATATCCGATCTTGCCCCAAGGATCTTATGAGGCTCCTTTGGCTGCAGCTTTCCTCGGCGGGATATTTGCAGGATCCATTCTACTTTTTGATTCATTGGTAGCGGATGTAGTGGACTATGATGAACTTTTGATGGGAGAAAAGAGAGAAGGTGCTTATTTCGGATTTTGGAAGATGGCGACCAAGATCATACGTGCGATCGGTTTTGCATTTTTAGGATTTTTATTGGAAGCGATCGGGTACCAAGCGGGAGCCCAAACACAAGACCCTGAGCTTGGCTGGAGATTGACAATACTATTCGGACCGGTAGTAGGAAGTATATTCGTTCTAGCTTCTTTGATCTTTACTAGAATGGGTCTGACTTCAGAAGTCCATGCGAAGATCCAGGAACTTCTATCAAGAAAAAAGAATATTCAAAAAAGAAGAAGTTCCGGCGTCTCCGCCGGATAA
- a CDS encoding alanine racemase, with protein MYRRGSNHGLLWIFAVVLLLIVYIKPKDNGASYTSYFKELNTELKQNGPGKPIVLLDLDRLDSNLKLLKEKIKPPLSYRVVVKSLPSIDLLKYIVNSTGSKRLMVFHSGDIIMLLNDPEFQKFDILLGKPMPIAALENIYSKTKKENFQNVQWLVDTSQRVEQYLEFAKKKDLKLKLSLEIDIGLHRGGFSKPEDSLSALELLQTNPENLDLSGYMGYEPHVASVPVIFGDKISAMEKSVRNSLDQYSNFIKLGKEKFPNLFQKELVFNGGGSKTYGFYQKNPGVVNDVSLGSALVKPTDFDVESLEEHSPAVFIATPVLKKLEGTKIPFLESLSSLFPLWNPNQEITYFIYGGAFSAKKESPKGLEDNSLFGTSTNQSILNGSKATSLEPDDHVFFRPTQSEKVMAEMGEIHLVRSGKLIGTWKTFIN; from the coding sequence ATGTATAGAAGAGGGTCTAATCATGGATTACTTTGGATCTTTGCAGTCGTACTTTTATTGATTGTTTATATAAAACCCAAAGATAACGGGGCTTCTTACACTTCTTACTTTAAAGAACTGAATACTGAACTCAAACAAAATGGTCCTGGAAAACCGATCGTATTACTTGATTTGGACCGTTTGGATTCCAATTTGAAACTTCTAAAAGAAAAGATCAAACCTCCCTTATCTTATAGAGTTGTAGTAAAGTCTCTGCCTTCCATTGATTTGCTTAAGTATATCGTAAACTCAACAGGCTCCAAAAGACTGATGGTGTTCCATTCGGGAGATATCATCATGCTGCTGAATGATCCAGAATTCCAAAAATTTGATATTCTTTTGGGAAAACCGATGCCCATTGCTGCCTTAGAGAATATATACTCTAAAACTAAAAAAGAGAATTTTCAGAATGTGCAGTGGTTGGTGGACACCTCTCAGCGTGTAGAACAATACTTGGAATTTGCAAAGAAGAAGGATCTAAAATTAAAACTAAGTCTGGAAATCGATATAGGATTGCATAGGGGAGGATTTTCTAAACCGGAAGATTCTTTGTCCGCATTGGAACTCCTGCAAACGAACCCTGAAAATTTGGACCTCTCCGGATATATGGGTTATGAACCGCATGTTGCTTCCGTACCCGTCATTTTCGGAGATAAGATCTCTGCCATGGAAAAATCTGTCCGGAATTCCTTGGATCAATATTCGAATTTTATAAAATTAGGAAAGGAGAAGTTTCCGAACTTATTCCAAAAAGAATTAGTATTCAATGGGGGAGGAAGTAAAACATACGGCTTCTATCAAAAAAATCCCGGAGTAGTCAATGATGTATCCTTGGGTTCCGCTCTTGTAAAACCTACTGATTTTGATGTGGAAAGTTTAGAAGAGCATAGTCCTGCCGTATTTATCGCAACCCCAGTTTTGAAAAAATTAGAAGGTACCAAAATCCCTTTCTTAGAATCTTTATCTTCTCTATTTCCTCTTTGGAATCCAAACCAAGAGATAACTTACTTTATTTATGGAGGAGCATTCTCCGCCAAAAAAGAATCTCCTAAAGGGTTGGAAGATAATTCTCTATTTGGGACAAGCACCAACCAAAGTATTCTAAACGGGTCCAAGGCTACTTCTTTAGAACCGGATGATCATGTATTCTTTAGGCCAACCCAAAGTGAGAAGGTAATGGCGGAGATGGGAGAGATCCATCTGGTCCGTTCCGGGAAATTGATCGGGACTTGGAAAACTTTTATCAATTAA
- a CDS encoding trimeric intracellular cation channel family protein: protein MDLSYFFNLAGVTVFAVSGALAAAEKKTYHADAFSVFFTGFITAIGGGTLRDITLGNYPVSWVSDSNVLWAIFAGFAITFVFPRFLIRMKTGIFFFDTVGIGIYTVIGTRISLLSGVNPFAAAILGMVSAVFGGVIRDTLINEVPMIFRREIYATACLAGAILYIVLDKYEVNGSLNTAVSALLVILVRMVAVRFNLSLPKFRLPE, encoded by the coding sequence TTGGACCTTTCTTATTTTTTCAATTTGGCCGGGGTCACAGTGTTTGCGGTGTCCGGAGCCTTGGCCGCTGCGGAAAAAAAGACCTATCACGCGGACGCATTCAGCGTATTTTTCACCGGCTTCATTACTGCAATAGGCGGCGGAACGTTAAGGGATATAACACTCGGAAATTATCCCGTTTCTTGGGTATCCGACTCTAATGTTCTTTGGGCGATATTTGCGGGTTTTGCGATCACATTCGTATTTCCTAGATTTTTGATCCGAATGAAAACCGGGATTTTCTTTTTCGATACTGTTGGGATCGGAATTTATACGGTGATCGGAACTAGGATCTCATTACTAAGCGGAGTAAATCCATTTGCGGCAGCGATCTTAGGAATGGTATCCGCGGTATTCGGAGGAGTGATCCGAGATACTTTAATCAACGAAGTCCCGATGATCTTCCGAAGAGAAATTTACGCAACTGCATGTTTGGCAGGCGCAATCCTATACATTGTATTAGACAAATACGAAGTGAACGGAAGTTTAAATACTGCAGTCTCCGCTTTGCTTGTGATACTAGTCCGAATGGTCGCTGTCCGATTTAATCTATCACTTCCGAAATTCCGTTTGCCTGAATAG
- a CDS encoding SDR family oxidoreductase: MNILITGASGGLGKNLVEKAYSLGHNVLLTNLNEKALKDYVTKQKFDKNRVLTSKLDVTSPSEWKKVMDLAYKKWGKLDILMNVAGYLLPGYIENVSPKDIDKHIDINAKGLMYGTREASIRMISQGGGHIINIASLAGVAPIPGISLYSTSKFAVRGFSLAVAQELRPKKVFVSVVCPDAIQTPMLDLQKDYEEASMTFSGNRYLKTEEVTDIIFNKVIPNKPMEVLIPGSRGFLAKVGSFLPGLNALLSPSLIGKGKKKQKVYKKV; the protein is encoded by the coding sequence ATGAACATACTCATTACCGGTGCAAGCGGCGGTTTAGGAAAAAATCTGGTAGAGAAGGCTTACTCTTTAGGTCATAATGTACTTCTGACCAATCTGAATGAAAAAGCTCTGAAAGATTACGTTACTAAACAAAAGTTTGATAAGAATAGGGTTTTAACTTCGAAATTGGATGTGACTTCTCCTTCCGAATGGAAGAAGGTTATGGATCTTGCTTACAAAAAATGGGGCAAACTGGATATTCTAATGAATGTGGCAGGTTATCTTCTGCCTGGATACATTGAAAATGTAAGCCCTAAGGATATTGATAAACATATAGATATCAATGCTAAAGGTTTGATGTACGGAACTAGAGAAGCTTCTATCCGAATGATCTCTCAAGGCGGGGGCCATATTATAAATATTGCATCATTGGCGGGAGTTGCTCCTATCCCGGGGATCTCTCTTTATTCTACTTCTAAATTTGCAGTTAGAGGATTCTCCTTGGCAGTCGCCCAAGAATTGAGACCTAAAAAAGTATTTGTGAGTGTAGTTTGTCCTGACGCGATCCAAACACCGATGCTGGATCTTCAAAAAGATTATGAAGAAGCTTCCATGACATTCTCCGGAAATAGATATCTCAAAACGGAAGAAGTAACAGATATCATCTTTAATAAAGTGATCCCGAATAAACCGATGGAAGTTCTGATCCCGGGTTCCAGAGGATTTTTGGCAAAGGTAGGAAGTTTTCTTCCTGGTTTGAATGCGTTACTCAGTCCTTCTCTCATAGGTAAAGGTAAAAAAAAGCAGAAGGTCTATAAAAAGGTTTAA
- a CDS encoding adenylate/guanylate cyclase domain-containing protein, with the protein MVHKQKFPALPFRSLIFISFFLFSFYSLGSQEEEPILGWKDLDLKRLEWESVRGFKPEFRSGFDVTESGYLKIEKFPIVLNQLYKTPVSDKIQEFTIQTKFNLGFDPKAQVFLSPIRLYLNFIGENWEIYLNGHLLQKEIHLDSNGKMGIRKTLRDMEVQVDSSLLQAGENRLVFRMLGDAPALHLSEEEYPALSPIFTPTNVDLGFYLDGDYTLGIEYDFSKKIGILINLSLNTIYIFFGLYHLLIFSKRRTDKYNLYFGIFSISMAVYSLSRSTIIFDFIEDSTWITRIEYGSVSLLAPLFLLFLHDYFYGSTLPNKAILLITGWSFSIFFFSFFAPFQYLMISLRAWQISILPSLIYLLYFMGKAVYLRKKDASLMAISMFIIVFISGYDVLDSMFFQSGIRFTQFAYLLFVISLTTILANRFIDLYKQSEELNIELSHQKLELARQKNAFFRFVPMQFLSVLGKDSAVDVNLGDSALREMSVLFTDIRSFTTISEKMTPEENFKFINGYLAKMEPLIQKYEGFVDKFMGDAILALFSAERVIHSENNWEGKSAADRAVLAAIDMRRRVRELEEEVKGNHGHVKGVRIGIGINTGNLMLGTVGSSHRLDTTVIGDTVNVASRLESLTNLYKADILITQQTLSSLTIADELAIREVDSVVVKGKSQPIIIYEIYESDDPHIRKLKDATLALISRGIILYKVGNFKEALQNFEQALKVYPEDIVAILYRKRCQEYIESPPVGNWVGVQHLLEK; encoded by the coding sequence ATGGTGCATAAACAAAAATTTCCGGCTTTACCTTTCAGATCTCTAATCTTCATTTCTTTTTTCTTATTCTCTTTTTACTCTCTGGGTTCTCAAGAAGAAGAGCCTATTCTAGGCTGGAAGGACCTGGATCTAAAAAGATTAGAATGGGAATCCGTACGCGGATTTAAACCTGAATTTAGATCAGGCTTCGATGTAACAGAATCTGGGTATTTAAAAATAGAAAAATTCCCGATCGTTCTAAACCAACTCTACAAAACTCCGGTATCCGATAAGATCCAAGAGTTCACCATCCAGACAAAATTTAATCTAGGTTTTGATCCCAAGGCACAAGTTTTCTTGAGCCCGATCCGGCTTTACTTAAATTTTATAGGTGAGAACTGGGAAATTTATCTGAACGGACATCTTCTCCAAAAAGAGATCCATTTGGACTCGAATGGAAAAATGGGGATCCGAAAAACTCTCCGAGATATGGAAGTGCAGGTGGACTCGAGTCTCTTGCAAGCGGGAGAGAACAGACTTGTATTCCGTATGTTGGGAGACGCACCGGCCCTTCATCTTTCGGAAGAGGAATATCCTGCACTTTCTCCGATATTTACACCAACGAATGTGGATCTTGGATTTTATTTGGACGGAGATTATACTTTAGGGATCGAATACGATTTTTCCAAGAAGATCGGGATCTTGATCAATTTAAGTCTAAATACGATCTATATATTTTTCGGATTATACCATCTTCTCATTTTTTCCAAAAGAAGAACGGACAAATATAATTTATACTTCGGGATCTTTTCCATTTCTATGGCGGTTTACTCCTTGAGTAGATCCACGATCATATTCGATTTTATAGAGGATAGTACTTGGATTACAAGAATTGAATATGGTTCCGTATCCCTGCTTGCCCCTTTATTCTTGCTCTTTCTTCATGATTATTTTTACGGATCTACTTTACCGAATAAGGCGATACTCCTGATCACCGGGTGGAGTTTTTCCATCTTCTTCTTTTCTTTTTTCGCTCCATTCCAATATTTGATGATCAGTTTGAGAGCTTGGCAGATCTCCATTCTGCCTTCTCTTATCTATCTATTGTATTTTATGGGGAAAGCGGTTTATCTGCGTAAAAAAGACGCTTCTCTCATGGCGATCAGCATGTTCATCATCGTATTCATTTCAGGTTACGATGTGTTGGATTCTATGTTCTTTCAATCGGGGATCAGATTCACTCAGTTTGCGTATTTATTATTCGTAATTTCCTTAACCACCATACTTGCAAACAGGTTCATCGATCTGTACAAACAATCGGAAGAATTGAACATAGAACTCAGCCATCAAAAACTAGAATTGGCTAGACAGAAGAATGCATTCTTCCGCTTCGTTCCGATGCAGTTCTTAAGTGTACTTGGAAAAGACTCCGCAGTGGATGTAAATCTGGGAGATTCCGCATTACGTGAAATGAGCGTTCTGTTCACAGACATTCGTTCTTTCACTACAATCTCGGAGAAGATGACTCCGGAAGAAAATTTTAAATTTATCAACGGTTATTTGGCAAAAATGGAACCTCTTATCCAAAAGTACGAGGGCTTTGTGGATAAATTTATGGGAGATGCGATCCTCGCTCTATTCTCCGCTGAAAGAGTGATCCATTCAGAGAATAATTGGGAAGGTAAGTCCGCCGCGGACAGGGCAGTCCTTGCAGCCATTGATATGAGAAGAAGGGTTCGGGAACTCGAAGAAGAAGTAAAGGGCAATCACGGACATGTAAAAGGTGTTCGGATCGGGATCGGTATCAATACCGGGAACCTAATGCTCGGTACAGTAGGTTCTTCTCATAGACTGGATACAACTGTGATAGGTGACACGGTAAACGTTGCATCTCGTTTGGAAAGTCTTACGAATTTATATAAGGCGGATATATTAATTACTCAGCAAACTTTGTCTAGTCTTACGATTGCGGATGAACTTGCGATCCGAGAAGTGGACTCAGTAGTGGTTAAAGGAAAAAGCCAGCCAATCATCATATACGAAATTTACGAATCAGATGATCCTCATATTCGCAAGCTGAAAGATGCAACTTTAGCTTTGATCTCCAGAGGCATCATTTTGTATAAGGTGGGAAATTTCAAGGAAGCACTCCAAAATTTCGAACAAGCCTTGAAAGTGTATCCGGAAGATATAGTGGCTATCTTATACAGAAAACGCTGCCAAGAATATATAGAGTCTCCACCTGTTGGAAATTGGGTCGGAGTACAACATCTTTTAGAAAAGTAG